A section of the Capra hircus breed San Clemente chromosome 23, ASM170441v1, whole genome shotgun sequence genome encodes:
- the LOC108633439 gene encoding uncharacterized protein LOC108633439, which yields MAGHCRPPPHSTAAPGWPPRPPRAPPGAQREKARTAPHPPGKGLGGGGRARCDLRGALCLPSTFMDHRTPPFPSPAPHCGRLPAPGSPSLHSVVCFTILTEEGKRQRRLGGARGALRRPRGGCRGVGRPLTRHRPSWSQRQMREPSPTRAVPSPRGPPCASRAQYFLLWDCRPSTAFSISAASASVAFPSPRFTTDASAAGGCLAPKGRPPWVPTPRWHG from the exons ATGGCGGGACATTGCAGACCCCCGCCCCACTCCACCGCAGCCCCAGGTTGGCCCCCACGCCCTCCGCGGGCGCCCCCGGGGGCCCAGCGGGAGAAGGCTCGGACCGCCCCCCATCCTCCGGGGAAGGGtctcggcggcggcggccgagCGCGATGCGACCTGCGCGGAGCTCTTTGCCTGCCGTCCACCTTCATGGACCACCGCACGCCCCCCTTCCCCAGTCCAGCCCCTCACTGCGGGCGACTCCCCGCCCCCGGCTCTCCATCACTTCACTCGGTGGTTTGTTTCACTATTTTAACggaggaggggaagaggcagCGACGCCTGGGAGGCGCGAGAGGGGCACTTCGGAGGCCGCGAGGGGGCTGCCGCGGTGTGGGGCGTCCCCTGACCCGACACCGCCCCTCTTGGTCTCAGAGGCAGATGCGGGAGCCCAGCCCCACCCGCGCCGTTCCCTCCCCACGCGGTCCTCCCTGTGCATCCAG GGCCCAGTACTTCTTGCTCTGGGACTGCCGCCCCAGCACTGCGTTCTCCATCAGCGCTGCCTCGGCCTCTGTCGCCTTCCCTTCTCCGCGCTTCACAACTGATGCTTCGGCGGCGGGGGGCTGCCTTGCCCCCAAGGGGCGGCCCCCCTGGGTCCCCACCCCGCGATGGCACGGCTGA